From the Gallus gallus isolate bGalGal1 chromosome 27, bGalGal1.mat.broiler.GRCg7b, whole genome shotgun sequence genome, the window AAGTCGCACTGCGGGGTCGGGGGGTAAAGAAAAGGGAAGTAAAAGTAAATAAAGGGGTTttgaggggggggagggagggggggggggaaggggtgagCGCGGGGCTGGAGGTGGGGAGTGGAGACGGTGGAGAGAGGCTCCGGAGTGGTGAATAGCtgagccggggggggggagggagagcagcGCCGGGTTCCCCCCCCGTGCCCTGAGGGCAAAGAGCGGAGAggctgaagaagaggaggaagaagaggaggaggcgGTCGCGTCCCACCCGTGCGGGTGTGGGGCATTaccgggcgggcggcgcgggcgccgacgggggggggggggggggcagtggggctgcgtttccgcccccccccccacgttAGTAGTCATCCGTCAGCCGCTCGGTTTCCGACGGCTGGATGCGCATCTCCGCCTTCTGCCCCTTGGCCTCGTACATAGCACGCGTGCTGGCCCGCCGGAAGAAACCGCACtgcaggggggtggggggggggggggggggtgggggaggacGCGGTTCAGGGCACCTCGGGGacctccaccccacccccactcccccccccgGAGGTGCCACACCGGGCTGATGTTGGGGTAGGATGGGGATACGGGGATGCTGGAGGTGCTCCCACCGCTCGCCATCCCCGAGCATCCCTCGGTGCGCTGTCAGCTCTGCGccctttccttctgcaggaggaggctgggggggggggggtccgtcCGTCCCCCCCCAaccgcccccccacccccccgtcTCACCTTCCACAGCAGCACGATGatcagccccagcagcagcagccccgccgccgccgccaccaaCACCAACCACAGCGCGACCTGCGGGGGCTGCTCCTCCGTCAGCTCCGAGTCCACATCCACTGAGAACTGGTGGTGACAGCAACTGGGatgaggggatgggggggggggggggggggaaagcagCACCCgctgtgccccccaccccacaccccacacccccagccGTCCCGTTGCTCACCCGCACCGTGTGGTTCCTCATGTTGATGGTGGGGATGTGGGTGCGGAGGAACAGCGTGGCGGTGCCGTCCACCTTCACCCGGTCGAAGCTGCGGTACTCCTGGGGACGGCGGCACCgtggggatgcagggatggggctgaccccccacctccaccccccaacccaatatccccccccccatcccccggCAGCACTGACCTCAATGAAGGTGCTGTTCCACACCCGAGCGCGGACACGGAAGGTTGCggggtgctgtgctgcagggatggggcactcgAACCAAATGCAGCGCGCGGtgccctgggagcagctctggggggggggaagggggggtccTCAAGGTTGgggaggggtgtgggggggcaccaccccacagagccccatgtaGGGAtacgggggggggggttgggatgtgagggaagtgtgtgtgtgagtgaggCTGGGGGTGTGCTGTGCGTGGGTTGGGGTCATTGCGCACGCACACGTGCAGTTTGGGGTCAGTGCATGCAAACGTGCACAGTTTCAGGtcattgcacacacacacacacacacacacacacacgcaaagTCTGGGACCACTGCATACAGATACACAACTTGAAGTGActgcatgcacacatgcacagtTTGGGGTCAATGCATGCACACGTGCACTTTGGGGCCATTGCACACATGTGCACTTTGGGGccattgcacacacacacgcacagcTTGGGGTCCCTGCATGCAGATGTGCAGTTTGAAGTCATTGCACACACAGATGTGCAGTTCAGGGTCACTGCAGGCACACGTGCAGTTTCAGGTCATTGCACACACACAATTTGGGATCATTGTAAGCAGATGTGCAGTTTGGGGTcactgcatgcacacacacacggtTTGGGGTCACTGCATACAGATGTGCAATTTGAAgtcactgcacacacacacaatttggGGTCACCACCCACACAGATGTGCAGTTTGGGGTCACTTCATGCACACGTGCACAGCAGGGGTcattgcacacacacatgcaaagtGTGAGTCCCTGCATTCACACATGCACAGTTTGGGGTCATTGCACACACGTGCCGTTTTTGGGGGTCACTGCATACACACAGATGTGCACTTTGGGGGTCACTGCACGCCCACacgcacagcagtgctgcacactcCCAGAGCTGCACGTGCCATCCCCAACTTGCTGCATATGCACACCCTGCAGCACGGTCAGTGCATGCAaacagctgcctgctctgcaggctgcctccTGCACAATGTGCATGCTGCTGTGCACACCGCACGCCAGTAGCAGACAGCTGCCTCCCagtggctgcagcctgcagtgtgcATGCACCCAGCTGCACCCCGAGCTTGCAGCgtgcctgcagcccccagcaccccccctgcagcccccagcacccctctgcagcccccagcacccctctgcagcccccagcacaaccctgcagcccccaaggcccccctgcagcccccaaccctccccctgcagcccccctcACTTACCAGCAGCACTTCTGACTTCGCCTTCTTGCCCGTGGCCAGGGTGATGGGGGGCTCTCCAGGCTcagccccccccagctcccGTCGGTGCCGAGTGGGGGTCccatcctccagcagctgcGGGGTGGTCGGGGGGGGGGCAAAACCCCAAAAGCCATCAGTGTGGGCACGGCCCCATGGCACAGGGCGAGCAAAAAAAACCCCGAACCCAGCACAGAGCACGGGGACCCCCCCACCCGGCAGCTGCTTACCGTGAGGTTGAGGGGGTTGATGACCCCCCcgggggggctgcagctgccgTTGCTGTTGATTTGGATCTCGGTGGGGTACAGCAGCCATTTGCCATTGGGGATCTCATAGGGCCACTCGAAGCCCAGCACGATGGTGCCCAGCGTGCCCAGCGCCTCGCCCTTGGTCGTCACCTGTGGGGCACAGTGTGggggtggcactgagggatggagccctcccagccccccactgtcccccccctccccatctccgATGTCCCCAATCTCACCTGGAAGTCGAAGGCCAGCGGGCTGCCCACATCCTGCTCACTGCGCATGGCCGATTCGCCCATCACCGTCCCGCTGAAGTGGGACTGCACGTGCGCGGGGGCTCTGGGGACaatttggggggggtgggggggtgggggggaggggtgtgaggcagtgctgtgaggtggggcgctgtgggggcCGGGAGCTGCGCTCACACGCTCAGCGAGGACTGCAGGCTGTAGTCCACCAGCAGCTGGGCCAGCACGGGCTGCAGGTCGTCCTGCgtgctctgcctgcacacagaGCACCGTGTGAGtgtctgctgccagccctgcgcCCCCAACGCTCGGCCTGCGTTGTGCCCCAAACCCTTTGCAGGGCACCAATGCAGACGTGTGCATGCCGGATGCGCAGATGCATTTCCATTCAAGCACTGGAGAAGCCAAcatccctccccctcccctccactcccctcccctccatccctgctgGCACCCCCAGGGCACCCAGCAATGCCCCCCACCCTGAGGTGCTCCATCCTACCCACACACCTCCCTCAGCCCCTCTCAGAGCCGCACTGCTGATGGATGCaacaccaacccccccccccccccccgcaagCACAGGagaccccaatatccccccagCACCATTTGCCCcatcctctccccccccccacccccccccccaccccaaaacagAGCCACTCACGTGGACAGGTCCAACCACAGCGCCACCTCCCGCGTGTCCAGCGTGATGCCGATGGCCTCGAAGGTGATAATCAGCTCTGCCTGCAacaccccccccctccatgGGTGTGGGGTGgtgtgggacccccccccccaaagccccctccCTGCACCAGGGCAGCACTCACCCTCTGGTTCCGTTTGAAGGGGTTTCCCAACTCGCACAGCACTGTCTCCGCAAAGGTGCACGCACCGCTCTGcagagggcggggggggggggggggggggggcatgaGAAAGGGGGCTCAGAGTGCCCCCCCCTTCTGAACCCACCCCCCAAACAGGGTGGGCAGATGGCACTCACGGGGCGGAcggaggagggcaggaggctgctgggcaCCGTGATGTTGAGCAGAGCCTCGTGGGCATCCTCCCCATTGGAGGCAGAGGTGGGTGCGTTGGTGATGTTGATGCTCAGGTGCAGCTTGCGTGTGTCCCGGCTGTAGTGCAGCACCTGAGTGCCATTCAGCCTGGGGGAGGTAGGGATGCTCAGCAGGGGGGTGGGGGCTTATGGGGACACCCACCCATGGGGGACACCCAATGCGACAGGGACATCCTTAGGGGACAGAAAACCCAGAGCGGGTCAGGAGCTGAACGCTGCAGCCATGAGGTGGTACAGAGTGGGCATGGGGTAGAACTGCAGAGGGTGGGCATggaatggggcagggatggggtgggatggggcagggaaagaggatgggatggggaacggggtgggatggggcagggaaagaggatgggatggggcagggaaagaggatgggatggggaatggggtgggatgggataggggattggggtgggatgAGGACTGGGGTGAGATGGGGCAGGGGATGGGATGTGGATGCAGCAtggaatggggatgggaagggcagggaatggggtgggatgtggCATGGGATGGAGACAGGACAGGGCAGCATAGGTACGGGTATGGGATGGCAAAGCATAATCTTGGCATTGTATAATCTTAGAACCACCCCCAAGCTGGAGACGACTCATAAGGATCAGCTCCTGGCCCAGCACAcatatgggatgggatggcaccGATGtgggatggcacagcacagcatgggcACGTGTATGGGTCAGTGCAGCATGGGTATGGGATGGCACAGCATGGATACGGGTATGGAATAGCATAGCATGGATATGGGTATGGGATGGCACAGCACGGATATGGGTAtgggatggcacagcacagggcacagaATGGCACAGCATGGATATGGGTATGGGAAGGCACAGCGTGGATATGGGTATGGGATGGCACAGCGTGGATATGGGTATGGGATGGCACAGCGTGGATACGGGTATGGGATGGCACAGCACGGATACGGGTAtgggatggcacagcacagggcacagaATGGCACAGCATGGATATGGGTATGGGATGGCACAGCGTGGATATGGGTAtgggatggcacagcacagggcacagaATGGCACAGCATGGATATGGGTATGGGATGGCACAGCGTGGATATGGGTAtgggatggcacagcacagggcacagaATGGCACAGCGTGGATATGGGTATGGGATGGCACAGCGTGGATATGGGTATGGGATGGCACAGCGTGGATATGGGTATGGGATGGCACAGCGTGGATACGGGTATGGGATGGCACAGCGTGGATACGGGTATGGGATGGCACAGCGTGGATACGGGTATGGGATGGCACAGCAAAGCTCCACTGTTACGGAATCACacaatatcctgagctggaaaggacccttaaggatcactgagcccagctcctggtgctgcacAGGCACAGGGTGGCACAGatatgggatggggggacacAGATAAGGGATGGGGgtgcagagcacacagcaccTGGGCAGGGGGTGGTTCTGCTCAGTGACGAAGGcgctctgcagctgcaggttgCTGTAGCACTTGTTGTCGGAGCCGCACTCCTTCTGGAACTCCACCTGGGATGGGGACAACCCCGGTCAGACCCCCACACCCCACCTCACCCCCCCCTGCACCCCCTCCCCCATCGCACCTTGGTCTCGTTCTGATGGGATTGGTCCTGGTTGAGAACGGGGAATGCATTGAGGGAATGGGGGCCGAGCTGGAAGCTGCGGGGCTGCTCCACCAGCGAGTAGTTCATGGAGAGCACGATGGGGTGCAGCTTGTCACGGACGttgtcctgcagcagggagggacgAACTGCAGCCAACCCCCCCTGTATCGATGCACAACCGCCCCCCGGGTCCCCTGGTGCACAACGGTGCACGGCCTCGTGCcctcaccagcagcagcagctccttgctctcGCAGCGCGTGTCAGGCATGGGGAAGGTGCCGCGGAACGTGGCAGAGTGTGTCCCCAAAAACCTCACCCTGGGGGGGTGCCGCTCCTTGTCCGCCTCCAGGGTGTActccagggctgggggggggcgCAGCACACTTGTGTGCCCCcctgcacgcacacacaccCCTTGCACGCGCATAGATACCCCCCATCCATCCGTACATTAATGCACACGTGCCCTCACAACGCACATCCCCCCCCCGTGCACGCTCCCTTGCACCAACACCCCCACGGATGCACCCCCGCGTGCACTCACTGATCCTCTCCTTGTACGCGGGGTCGCCGGCGCTCTGGTTGTAGGTGAAGCAGACGGTCACTGTGATGCtgttgtggggggggggggtgttaaGGGGGTGGGGCACTGAGCGGACCCATAGCCCTGCAGCGCAGCGCTGCCCCCCCCCGTGCACAGTGCTCACCAGGAGTCGGGCGTGCAACGTGCGGGGTCCACTTTGCTGGGGGTGACGGTGAAGGTTTTATCGACGATGTTGATGACGGGGCGAGCACTGCAGGGTAAGGGGGGGGTGGTcaggtggggagggggctgagcATTGTGCATCAGCAGagctgtccctatgggggtggCAGCGCCCCGTGTCCCCATACCGGAGCAGCACCACGCGCTCAGCCAGGCTGCCCACCAGCAGGTCGGGGTAGGAGTTGCCATCCACGTCCAGCCCTCCGCTGAGCGCGTAGCCAAAGGTGTGCATGCTGGCGgggcccagctctgccccactgatCACctgcgggggggtgggggggcactgTCAGCCCCGTGGAAGTGGGGGTtccagccccccctcccccccccccatacccttattttttttggggggggtccatACCTGGCTGGGGGTGCGCTGCAGTCCTTCGGCGCTGCTGTGGTAGATGTACACTTTGCCCGGCCCCTCAAAGGGAGCCCCCACGGCGATGTCTGGGGGTGCaggggggggtcagccccacagggatggggaggggctGCCCTGTGtcctcacccccccccctttaaCCCCAACACAACTCCCCATTTAACCCCCCAatcccccaccccacccaaTCTTCACCCACACCCACCGTGAACACCCCCACACCCCAACTAAAGTGCCCCCATCTACAGTGCCCCCCAAACCTGAGGTGGCCCTTAAAACCaaactgcccccccccccccaaccaaaCTGTCCCCCAATCCAAGGTGTACCCCCAACCCAAAgcgcccccagccccagctgc encodes:
- the ITGA3 gene encoding integrin alpha-3 isoform 1 precursor (isoform 1 precursor is encoded by transcript variant 1), which gives rise to MARRRAVLLLLCAVLRSAAAFNLDTAFPVLKEGTAPRGFFGFSVALHRQSERGERYLLLVGAPQDEEPQNGTRTGAVYACPLSASKSDCERLDIELKSEPDKYIIEDMWLGVTVASQRQPAGRVLACAHRYTKVLWSGSEDQRRMVGRCYVRGNDLSLDLSDEWQTYHNEMCNSNMDAEETGMCQMGASAGFTANIIYFGAPGAYNWQGTNYMLQRETWDLHDFSYPNEKNGNTYIGYAAEVGSGVLQQEAVTVVAGAPRYQHTGAVYLLSASPQQTLQRSGLLQGRQVGSYFGSAVALADLNNDGWQDLVVGAPYYFKRKQEVGGAVYVYMNEAGGFQPEPSLELTGPSYSAFGFAIASIGDINQDGFQDIAVGAPFEGPGKVYIYHSSAEGLQRTPSQVISGAELGPASMHTFGYALSGGLDVDGNSYPDLLVGSLAERVVLLRARPVINIVDKTFTVTPSKVDPARCTPDSCITVTVCFTYNQSAGDPAYKERITLEYTLEADKERHPPRVRFLGTHSATFRGTFPMPDTRCESKELLLLDNVRDKLHPIVLSMNYSLVEQPRSFQLGPHSLNAFPVLNQDQSHQNETKVEFQKECGSDNKCYSNLQLQSAFVTEQNHPLPRLNGTQVLHYSRDTRKLHLSINITNAPTSASNGEDAHEALLNITVPSSLLPSSVRPSGACTFAETVLCELGNPFKRNQRAELIITFEAIGITLDTREVALWLDLSTQSTQDDLQPVLAQLLVDYSLQSSLSVAPAHVQSHFSGTVMGESAMRSEQDVGSPLAFDFQVTTKGEALGTLGTIVLGFEWPYEIPNGKWLLYPTEIQINSNGSCSPPGGVINPLNLTLLEDGTPTRHRRELGGAEPGEPPITLATGKKAKSEVLLSCSQGTARCIWFECPIPAAQHPATFRVRARVWNSTFIEEYRSFDRVKVDGTATLFLRTHIPTINMRNHTVRFSVDVDSELTEEQPPQVALWLVLVAAAAGLLLLGLIIVLLWKCDFFQRTRYYRVMPKYHAVRIRQEQRYPPAGPRRKKHWVTSWQQPDKYY
- the ITGA3 gene encoding integrin alpha-3 isoform X3, with amino-acid sequence MARRRAVLLLLCAVLRSAAAFNLDTAFPVLKEGTAPRGFFGFSVALHRQSERGERYLLLVGAPQDEEPQNGTRTGAVYACPLSASKSDCERLDIELKSEPDKYIIEDMWLGVTVASQRQPAGRVLACAHRYTKVLWSGSEDQRRMVGRCYVRGNDLSLDLSDEWQTYHNEMCNSNMDAEETGMCQMGASAGFTANIIYFGAPGAYNWQGTNYMLQRETWDLHDFSYPNEKNGNTYIGYAAEVGSGVLQQEAVTVVAGAPRYQHTGAVYLLSASPQQTLQRSGLLQGRQVGSYFGSAVALADLNNDGWQDLVVGAPYYFKRKQEVGGAVYVYMNEAGGFQPEPSLELTGPSYSAFGFAIASIGDINQDGFQDIAVGAPFEGPGKVYIYHSSAEGLQRTPSQVISGAELGPASMHTFGYALSGGLDVDGNSYPDLLVGSLAERVVLLRARPVINIVDKTFTVTPSKVDPARCTPDSCITVTVCFTYNQSAGDPAYKERITLEYTLEADKERHPPRVRFLGTHSATFRGTFPMPDTRCESKELLLLDNVRDKLHPIVLSMNYSLVEQPRSFQLGPHSLNAFPVLNQDQSHQNETKVEFQKECGSDNKCYSNLQLQSAFVTEQNHPLPRLNGTQVLHYSRDTRKLHLSINITNAPTSASNGEDAHEALLNITVPSSLLPSSVRPSGACTFAETVLCELGNPFKRNQRGGVLQAELIITFEAIGITLDTREVALWLDLSTQSTQDDLQPVLAQLLVDYSLQSSLSVAPAHVQSHFSGTVMGESAMRSEQDVGSPLAFDFQVTTKGEALGTLGTIVLGFEWPYEIPNGKWLLYPTEIQINSNGSCSPPGGVINPLNLTLLEDGTPTRHRRELGGAEPGEPPITLATGKKAKSEVLLSCSQGTARCIWFECPIPAAQHPATFRVRARVWNSTFIEEYRSFDRVKVDGTATLFLRTHIPTINMRNHTVRFSVDVDSELTEEQPPQVALWLVLVAAAAGLLLLGLIIVLLWKKERAQS
- the ITGA3 gene encoding integrin alpha-3 isoform X4, whose amino-acid sequence is MVGRCYVRGNDLSLDLSDEWQTYHNEMCNSNMDAEETGMCQMGASAGFTANIIYFGAPGAYNWQGTNYMLQRETWDLHDFSYPNEKNGNTYIGYAAEVGSGVLQQEAVTVVAGAPRYQHTGAVYLLSASPQQTLQRSGLLQGRQVGSYFGSAVALADLNNDGWQDLVVGAPYYFKRKQEVGGAVYVYMNEAGGFQPEPSLELTGPSYSAFGFAIASIGDINQDGFQDIAVGAPFEGPGKVYIYHSSAEGLQRTPSQVISGAELGPASMHTFGYALSGGLDVDGNSYPDLLVGSLAERVVLLRARPVINIVDKTFTVTPSKVDPARCTPDSCITVTVCFTYNQSAGDPAYKERITLEYTLEADKERHPPRVRFLGTHSATFRGTFPMPDTRCESKELLLLDNVRDKLHPIVLSMNYSLVEQPRSFQLGPHSLNAFPVLNQDQSHQNETKVEFQKECGSDNKCYSNLQLQSAFVTEQNHPLPRLNGTQVLHYSRDTRKLHLSINITNAPTSASNGEDAHEALLNITVPSSLLPSSVRPSGACTFAETVLCELGNPFKRNQRGGVLQAELIITFEAIGITLDTREVALWLDLSTQSTQDDLQPVLAQLLVDYSLQSSLSVAPAHVQSHFSGTVMGESAMRSEQDVGSPLAFDFQVTTKGEALGTLGTIVLGFEWPYEIPNGKWLLYPTEIQINSNGSCSPPGGVINPLNLTLLEDGTPTRHRRELGGAEPGEPPITLATGKKAKSEVLLSCSQGTARCIWFECPIPAAQHPATFRVRARVWNSTFIEEYRSFDRVKVDGTATLFLRTHIPTINMRNHTVRFSVDVDSELTEEQPPQVALWLVLVAAAAGLLLLGLIIVLLWKCDFFQRTRYYRVMPKYHAVRIRQEQRYPPAGPRRKKHWVTSWQQPDKYY
- the ITGA3 gene encoding integrin alpha-3 isoform X2 is translated as MARRRAVLLLLCAVLRSAAAFNLDTAFPVLKEGTAPRGFFGFSVALHRQSERGERLLVGAPQDEEPQNGTRTGAVYACPLSASKSDCERLDIELKSEPDKYIIEDMWLGVTVASQRQPAGRVLACAHRYTKVLWSGSEDQRRMVGRCYVRGNDLSLDLSDEWQTYHNEMCNSNMDAEETGMCQMGASAGFTANIIYFGAPGAYNWQGTNYMLQRETWDLHDFSYPNEKNGNTYIGYAAEVGSGVLQQEAVTVVAGAPRYQHTGAVYLLSASPQQTLQRSGLLQGRQVGSYFGSAVALADLNNDGWQDLVVGAPYYFKRKQEVGGAVYVYMNEAGGFQPEPSLELTGPSYSAFGFAIASIGDINQDGFQDIAVGAPFEGPGKVYIYHSSAEGLQRTPSQVISGAELGPASMHTFGYALSGGLDVDGNSYPDLLVGSLAERVVLLRARPVINIVDKTFTVTPSKVDPARCTPDSCITVTVCFTYNQSAGDPAYKERITLEYTLEADKERHPPRVRFLGTHSATFRGTFPMPDTRCESKELLLLDNVRDKLHPIVLSMNYSLVEQPRSFQLGPHSLNAFPVLNQDQSHQNETKVEFQKECGSDNKCYSNLQLQSAFVTEQNHPLPRLNGTQVLHYSRDTRKLHLSINITNAPTSASNGEDAHEALLNITVPSSLLPSSVRPSGACTFAETVLCELGNPFKRNQRGGVLQAELIITFEAIGITLDTREVALWLDLSTQSTQDDLQPVLAQLLVDYSLQSSLSVAPAHVQSHFSGTVMGESAMRSEQDVGSPLAFDFQVTTKGEALGTLGTIVLGFEWPYEIPNGKWLLYPTEIQINSNGSCSPPGGVINPLNLTLLEDGTPTRHRRELGGAEPGEPPITLATGKKAKSEVLLSCSQGTARCIWFECPIPAAQHPATFRVRARVWNSTFIEEYRSFDRVKVDGTATLFLRTHIPTINMRNHTVRFSVDVDSELTEEQPPQVALWLVLVAAAAGLLLLGLIIVLLWKCDFFQRTRYYRVMPKYHAVRIRQEQRYPPAGPRRKKHWVTSWQQPDKYY
- the ITGA3 gene encoding integrin alpha-3 isoform X1; the protein is MARRRAVLLLLCAVLRSAAAFNLDTAFPVLKEGTAPRGFFGFSVALHRQSERGERYLLLVGAPQDEEPQNGTRTGAVYACPLSASKSDCERLDIELKSEPDKYIIEDMWLGVTVASQRQPAGRVLACAHRYTKVLWSGSEDQRRMVGRCYVRGNDLSLDLSDEWQTYHNEMCNSNMDAEETGMCQMGASAGFTANIIYFGAPGAYNWQGTNYMLQRETWDLHDFSYPNEKNGNTYIGYAAEVGSGVLQQEAVTVVAGAPRYQHTGAVYLLSASPQQTLQRSGLLQGRQVGSYFGSAVALADLNNDGWQDLVVGAPYYFKRKQEVGGAVYVYMNEAGGFQPEPSLELTGPSYSAFGFAIASIGDINQDGFQDIAVGAPFEGPGKVYIYHSSAEGLQRTPSQVISGAELGPASMHTFGYALSGGLDVDGNSYPDLLVGSLAERVVLLRARPVINIVDKTFTVTPSKVDPARCTPDSCITVTVCFTYNQSAGDPAYKERITLEYTLEADKERHPPRVRFLGTHSATFRGTFPMPDTRCESKELLLLDNVRDKLHPIVLSMNYSLVEQPRSFQLGPHSLNAFPVLNQDQSHQNETKVEFQKECGSDNKCYSNLQLQSAFVTEQNHPLPRLNGTQVLHYSRDTRKLHLSINITNAPTSASNGEDAHEALLNITVPSSLLPSSVRPSGACTFAETVLCELGNPFKRNQRGGVLQAELIITFEAIGITLDTREVALWLDLSTQSTQDDLQPVLAQLLVDYSLQSSLSVAPAHVQSHFSGTVMGESAMRSEQDVGSPLAFDFQVTTKGEALGTLGTIVLGFEWPYEIPNGKWLLYPTEIQINSNGSCSPPGGVINPLNLTLLEDGTPTRHRRELGGAEPGEPPITLATGKKAKSEVLLSCSQGTARCIWFECPIPAAQHPATFRVRARVWNSTFIEEYRSFDRVKVDGTATLFLRTHIPTINMRNHTVRFSVDVDSELTEEQPPQVALWLVLVAAAAGLLLLGLIIVLLWKCDFFQRTRYYRVMPKYHAVRIRQEQRYPPAGPRRKKHWVTSWQQPDKYY
- the ITGA3 gene encoding integrin alpha-3 isoform 2 precursor (isoform 2 precursor is encoded by transcript variant 2) is translated as MARRRAVLLLLCAVLRSAAAFNLDTAFPVLKEGTAPRGFFGFSVALHRQSERGERYLLLVGAPQDEEPQNGTRTGAVYACPLSASKSDCERLDIELKSEPDKYIIEDMWLGVTVASQRQPAGRVLACAHRYTKVLWSGSEDQRRMVGRCYVRGNDLSLDLSDEWQTYHNEMCNSNMDAEETGMCQMGASAGFTANIIYFGAPGAYNWQGTNYMLQRETWDLHDFSYPNEKNGNTYIGYAAEVGSGVLQQEAVTVVAGAPRYQHTGAVYLLSASPQQTLQRSGLLQGRQVGSYFGSAVALADLNNDGWQDLVVGAPYYFKRKQEVGGAVYVYMNEAGGFQPEPSLELTGPSYSAFGFAIASIGDINQDGFQDIAVGAPFEGPGKVYIYHSSAEGLQRTPSQVISGAELGPASMHTFGYALSGGLDVDGNSYPDLLVGSLAERVVLLRARPVINIVDKTFTVTPSKVDPARCTPDSCITVTVCFTYNQSAGDPAYKERITLEYTLEADKERHPPRVRFLGTHSATFRGTFPMPDTRCESKELLLLDNVRDKLHPIVLSMNYSLVEQPRSFQLGPHSLNAFPVLNQDQSHQNETKVEFQKECGSDNKCYSNLQLQSAFVTEQNHPLPRLNGTQVLHYSRDTRKLHLSINITNAPTSASNGEDAHEALLNITVPSSLLPSSVRPSGACTFAETVLCELGNPFKRNQRAELIITFEAIGITLDTREVALWLDLSTQSTQDDLQPVLAQLLVDYSLQSSLSVAPAHVQSHFSGTVMGESAMRSEQDVGSPLAFDFQVTTKGEALGTLGTIVLGFEWPYEIPNGKWLLYPTEIQINSNGSCSPPGGVINPLNLTLLEDGTPTRHRRELGGAEPGEPPITLATGKKAKSEVLLSCSQGTARCIWFECPIPAAQHPATFRVRARVWNSTFIEEYRSFDRVKVDGTATLFLRTHIPTINMRNHTVRFSVDVDSELTEEQPPQVALWLVLVAAAAGLLLLGLIIVLLWKCGFFRRASTRAMYEAKGQKAEMRIQPSETERLTDDY